In the genome of Streptomyces fagopyri, the window GCCGGACGTGGATGCCGTGTCGCCGAGCGAGCTGCGACACCACGAAGAGGCCGATCCGGCCGTCCTGGAGAAGGCTCGCGACGTTCACCTGATCGGGGTCGGTGAGCAGCGCGTTCATCTTGTCCTGCTCGCCCGGCGGCATGCCCAGGCCCCGGTCCTCGACCTCGACCGCGAGCCCGGAGGTGACCAGGTTGACGCGCAGCAGCACCTGGGTGTGCGGGGCGGAGAACACCGTCGCGTTCTCGACCAGTTCGGCCAGCAGGTGGATGACGTCGGCGACGGCGTGCCCGCGCAGGGTGCCGTCGATCGGAGGCACCAGTTTGACCCGCGAGTACTGTTCGACCTCGGCGATCGCCGACCGCAGCACCTCGGTCATGGAGACGGGGTTGCTCCACTGGCGGCGGGAGACGGCGCCGCCGAGGACGGCGAGGTTCTCCGCGTGCCGTCGGATGCGGGTGGCGAGGTGGTCGACGTGGAAGAGCCCCTTGAGCAGGTCGGGGTCCTCGATCTCGTTCTCCAGCTCGTCGAGGATCGAGATCTCGCGGTGCACGAGGGACTGAAGCCGTCGTGCCAGATTGACGAAGACCTCGACCTTCTGCTCGCTGCCGGCCCGGCTGGAGAGCTGCGCGGCCTGTACGACGGCGGTGACCGCGCCGTCGTGCGCCCGGGAGAGGTCGGCGGCGAGCAGCTCGAAGTCGTCGGCGTCCGGGACGGGCCGACGGCTCGGCGCGCGCGGGGACGGCGTCTCACCGCGGCGCAGGCCCTCGACGACGGCGCGCAGGTCCGCCTCCGTACGGGCGCTGGTACGGCGTATCGCCCCGAGGCGGTCGCTGACGGACCGGGCGGCCCGGTCGGCGGCCACGGCGGCGATCAGGATGCCCGCGAGGGCCACCCCGAAGGCGCCGGCGAGGACCGCCCAGAGAACCGCGCCCGGGCGGGCGCCGGTGGAGCGCACGGTGAAAAGGACGGCCGCGCACGCGCTGAGGGCCACCGCGGTGGGCGGCAGGACCGCCATCCGCAGCAGCTGGGGCCGGAGGTGGGTCTCGGGCTGCGTGGGGGCGGCGCGGGCGACCGGCCGTCCGTGCCGCCCGCCCTCACGGCGGTCTGCGCGGGCGGCCGGTGCGCGAAGGTGAGACATCTGCGTCCTCGTACTGGGCGTCGGGGGCACTCGGGCTCCCGCGGGTCTGCGCGACTCGGGCGTGCGCCATCGCGGTGCCGGTCGAGAGTGCCGAAAAAACGGCCCTGCGTCGCCCGACGGCAACTGACAGTAGTCGGCAACGCGACAGGTGCGGTGGGCAGTTGACAAAGTCCCCCGGGCAGCGTCCCGCTCTGGTATGAGGTCTCGCACGGCAGACCGATATCGGCGTCGGACACGTGTTCCCTGCCGACCCCGTTCCGATCAGGGCTGGTCAGAAGTGGTCACGAAAAGACGGCGAGGGCCGGGGAGCTTCGCGCTCCCCGGCCCTCGCCGCAGGTGGTGCTTTCAGGAGATTCAGCCCGCCGGCACCGTCTCCGGCTCTCCGGTGCCCTCCGCGGCTCCGCCCCCGGCGTCACCCGGCGTGTCGGAGCCCGCGCCACCGGAAGCCGCGCCACCGGAGGCCGTCGTACCGGGAGCCGGGGCGGCGGCGGTCCTCCCGACCGCGGGCCAGCCACCCTCGGGCGGCACGGCCACACCGCGCCACCAGGGCGCGGACGGGACGGCCTCGGAGGTGGGCTCGAAGGGCTCGCCCGGGTGCGGCAGCGCGATGCGCGCGCCGACCGTGTGCGCGGCCGCTATGGTCCCCTCGCCGGGCTCCACCCACGGGTGCGTCGCCAGGTTGAACGTGGCCCAGTGGATCGGCATCATCACACCGGCGGGCCGGCCGCCCTGGAGGTCCAGGTGGGCGCGCATGCCCTCCTCGGGCGTCATGTGGATCTCGGGCCAGAACTCGCTGTACGCGCCGATCTGGATCATCGTGGCGTCGAACGGGCCGTGCTCGGCGCCGATGTCCTTGAAACCCTCGAAATAGCCGGTGTCACCGCTGTGGTAGATCCGGTGCTCGTCGCCCGCCACCGCCCAGGAGGCCCACAGCGTGTGCTGGGTGTTGCGCAGACCCCGCCCGCAGAAGTGCCGGGCGGGCGTGGCGGTGAGGGAGATGCCGCCGACCTTGGTGGACTCGTTCCAGTCCAGCTCGCGCAGGCGGTCCGGGGAGACGCCCCAGTGCTCCAGGTGGGCGCCGACACCGAGCGGCACCGCGAACACCGTGTCCGTGTCGGCGAGGGCCTTGATGGTGGGCAGGTCCAGGTGGTCGTAG includes:
- a CDS encoding sensor histidine kinase; its protein translation is MSHLRAPAARADRREGGRHGRPVARAAPTQPETHLRPQLLRMAVLPPTAVALSACAAVLFTVRSTGARPGAVLWAVLAGAFGVALAGILIAAVAADRAARSVSDRLGAIRRTSARTEADLRAVVEGLRRGETPSPRAPSRRPVPDADDFELLAADLSRAHDGAVTAVVQAAQLSSRAGSEQKVEVFVNLARRLQSLVHREISILDELENEIEDPDLLKGLFHVDHLATRIRRHAENLAVLGGAVSRRQWSNPVSMTEVLRSAIAEVEQYSRVKLVPPIDGTLRGHAVADVIHLLAELVENATVFSAPHTQVLLRVNLVTSGLAVEVEDRGLGMPPGEQDKMNALLTDPDQVNVASLLQDGRIGLFVVSQLARRHGIHVRLQGNIYGGVQAVLVVPQELLGTGPGAPGLLAQGQHGETAGGALPPTGPPAGGALPLPPGGATAAPVPRQSRRDRAEPAAPRRDGAGGGGPAPLPVRGARAERPNPAEAVPGIRPDDRHIVAENAERPPTPRNGVVRGTMARPQLPRRRAQEHIAPQLRDGPLPRQDSEHVAGHDPGLMAAFQRGIGLAESQRTEVPADRPHPDPGDLDALPPLRVIRVDQPSPRSPHLQGHLDVPPLGAVRTAGDSPGTTRAADPHTAHASDPHAPAPPDAQGTRDTAPPPGHDLTARHDGSAPAG
- a CDS encoding MBL fold metallo-hydrolase: MTGFRTLSSGLRALQPAAFGAEPGGERMERIRRSPNFADGVFQNPVSARTRPDGSMIEFAKVFFRKEERVRRAPAGTVPVHPTTLADLARPAASGLRLTWMGHSSVLAEIDGHRVLFDPVWGERCSPFNFAGPKRLHPVPLPLAALGPVDVVVISHDHYDHLDLPTIKALADTDTVFAVPLGVGAHLEHWGVSPDRLRELDWNESTKVGGISLTATPARHFCGRGLRNTQHTLWASWAVAGDEHRIYHSGDTGYFEGFKDIGAEHGPFDATMIQIGAYSEFWPEIHMTPEEGMRAHLDLQGGRPAGVMMPIHWATFNLATHPWVEPGEGTIAAAHTVGARIALPHPGEPFEPTSEAVPSAPWWRGVAVPPEGGWPAVGRTAAAPAPGTTASGGAASGGAGSDTPGDAGGGAAEGTGEPETVPAG